DNA sequence from the Streptomyces tsukubensis genome:
AGCCATGCCCAAGCCGAATCGGCGGCCTCCTTGGCACCCAGAGACCCGAAGCGTCGATCGCCTGGACGTCCCAATAGAGCCGTGAGATCGCTACCAGGTCAACTATCTTCGGTCCCAGCCAAGAGGGCCAGCACGCGCTCGACGGAAGGGTTCTGATCTTGCTCCGTGTCCCAGCGGTGAAAGATCTCACCGGTCAGTTCAGCCAGGCCGTCCGGCAACTCTGCGGATCGTAGCGCTTCCGCGATCTGATCCATCTCGGGTGCCCAGCGCCACGCGCGGGCCGCGACGCTCGGCAGGTACTCCGGTGCCGAGAGGATGTTGGAGGACATGCCTCGTGCTTCCTCGGCCAGAAGATCGGATACGCCATGTCGTGCCGCGAGGGCGTGCGAGATCGCGGCCAGAACCCGGGCCGATCGCTGGTAGCTGGTGAACGCCAACTTCAAGGCCGACGCAGTACCGGGATCGGAGCCGACAGTACGGACCTCAACGTCCGTTCCCGCGAATAGGCTGTCCACCAACGCCACCGTGCCCGAGTCGCCGGCCAGGTAGATTCGGGCGCTTCTGCTGGAGCCCGATGACGGTCCGAAGATCGACCCGTCGAGCACTGAGCACCGAGCGGGCATTCTGCTGCTGATCCGGCGTACCAGTTCCGGGGTGATGGGATTGGCCTCCACGAAGACGCCCTCGTAGCCCTGCTCAGCTACCGACTTCGCCGTGTCCTCGGCAGCGTGAGCTGGGCAGATGGACAGAACTATGTCGCTGCCGAAAAGCGCTTCGCCGAGCGTGTCACGCGGTTCAAGGCCAGCAGCCGCAGCCCGCGCCCGGGTTCGCGGGCTGCGGCCGGTCGTCACCCAGCGGACTCGGTGCCCATTGCGCACAGCCGCGGCCCCGATGGTGGACCCCATCGAGCCAGGGTGAAGAAGGGTGACGGTGGTCATGCCGGGCCTCCCGGCGGGAGTTCGCGTGCGAGCCGGTCCTGGTGGGAGATCAGAGCCTCCCGCAGCCCGATGCCCATGGGGGAGTGCCCGCTGGGATGGGCCGTGAGCTGTCGCCCGAACTGCCCCAGGCGCTTCCGAACGCTCTCGATACGGCGCTGCCCGTTCACCTGGATCACCTCGTGCACCTCGATCGCGGCACCTTCGAGGTCGCCCCGCCCCATGCGGGCGACCGCCAGGTCCATCCTGGCGAGGCTCAGCTCCCCCAGTCGCACCTGGCCGGCGGGAGCGGAACGGAAGTCGGCCACAGCCTGCTCGGCCATGGTCTCGGCCTCGTCAAGGCCCGAGCTGCCTCCCAGCCAGAGCTGGGTGGTGCTCGCGCAGTAGAGCTGCTTCCCGAGCGGGAAGGCCATCATGCCCGGGAGGGCGTCCTCGCTGGCCTGGTCCCGCAACCGGTCGGCTTCGAGAAGGGCGGCGAGAGCCTCGGAGGACTGCTGGAGCTGCCCGTGGGAACGGGCCTTGATGCTCGCCAGCCGGATGGCGGCAGTACCGTGCTCCGGTACGTACTGACTGCCCGCCTCGGCGAGGCGTACGGCTGCCTCCGGCCGTCCGTCCCAGTAGGCCATGAGCGCCTGAAGGCCCCGCACCCATGCCCGAAGACCGTTGTGGCCGGCGGCCTCACCGCACAGGAAGGCGGTTCTCGCCTGGGTCTCGGCCGCCTCGTACCGCCCCAGATCGAAGCTCGCGTTGGCCAGTACGCCGCAGAGCGTCCCAGCGGCGAGATAGAGATCAACTGTTTGGTCGGGACGCTGGTGCCCTTCGAGCAGTTCGAACGTCCGGTTGCGGAGTCGGCGCACCTCGGAGAAGAGGGACTGGACTGGACGATTCGGATACGTGCTGACGACGCGCCGGATGTCGGCTTCCAGTTGCTCCAGTGTCGCCGGGCCGACATTGCTTCCCTCGACGCGCGCCGCGAAGTCCGCTGATTCCTCGGCTGCCGCCATGACCATATCTTCACCCGGTACGGCATGGTC
Encoded proteins:
- a CDS encoding NAD(P)-dependent oxidoreductase, with product MTTVTLLHPGSMGSTIGAAAVRNGHRVRWVTTGRSPRTRARAAAAGLEPRDTLGEALFGSDIVLSICPAHAAEDTAKSVAEQGYEGVFVEANPITPELVRRISSRMPARCSVLDGSIFGPSSGSSRSARIYLAGDSGTVALVDSLFAGTDVEVRTVGSDPGTASALKLAFTSYQRSARVLAAISHALAARHGVSDLLAEEARGMSSNILSAPEYLPSVAARAWRWAPEMDQIAEALRSAELPDGLAELTGEIFHRWDTEQDQNPSVERVLALLAGTEDS